In Methanomicrobium antiquum, one DNA window encodes the following:
- a CDS encoding indolepyruvate ferredoxin oxidoreductase subunit alpha — protein MVAVVDADKCTGCETCVDTCPSEAISMEDGIAVVDADMCVDCEACVDECPAEAIHME, from the coding sequence ATGGTAGCTGTAGTCGATGCAGATAAGTGCACAGGGTGTGAAACCTGTGTAGATACATGTCCTTCAGAAGCTATTTCAATGGAAGACGGTATTGCAGTTGTAGATGCTGATATGTGCGTAGATTGTGAGGCCTGCGTGGACGAATGTCCTGCTGAAGCCATTCACATGGAATAA
- a CDS encoding 30S ribosomal protein S17e — protein MGIKPTYIKALSQELLSKHGDKFTNDFDHNKHAVDEVAVIGSKCVRNRVAGSITRKVNRRKII, from the coding sequence ATGGGAATTAAACCAACATACATTAAGGCACTCAGCCAGGAACTGCTCTCCAAGCACGGAGATAAATTCACAAACGATTTCGACCACAACAAACATGCAGTTGATGAGGTTGCAGTAATCGGATCAAAGTGTGTCCGCAACAGAGTTGCAGGCTCAATTACCAGAAAAGTAAATAGAAGGAAAATCATATAA
- a CDS encoding thiamine-phosphate synthase family protein has translation MSEIEKKLIIDKLENAVSKLTEHIPVSFIPDAGTNLAYATYHARMLSDLAVTDGGIIVLNGSVFYKGSVKFGVQSNISKTVLTAMKFDQDIRSAGIIHFSDDIIQKADELLLEVRSFNREKEPAGISTIDWGTAFCCEEDNVPDLIYDRGTNIKEPLIRIFGEDPMTVVNNIIMIAERINNKN, from the coding sequence ATGTCTGAAATAGAAAAGAAACTGATAATTGACAAACTTGAAAATGCTGTTTCAAAGCTTACAGAACACATACCTGTATCGTTCATACCTGATGCCGGCACAAACCTTGCATATGCCACTTATCATGCGCGTATGCTGTCTGATTTAGCAGTAACAGATGGCGGAATAATAGTTTTGAATGGCAGTGTCTTTTACAAAGGCAGTGTTAAATTTGGTGTTCAAAGTAATATTTCCAAAACAGTTCTTACTGCAATGAAATTTGATCAGGACATACGCTCTGCCGGAATCATTCATTTTTCAGACGATATTATTCAAAAAGCAGATGAACTACTCCTTGAAGTTCGATCATTTAACCGTGAAAAAGAACCTGCTGGTATCAGTACAATAGACTGGGGCACTGCTTTTTGCTGTGAAGAAGACAACGTTCCGGATTTAATATATGATCGCGGAACAAATATTAAAGAGCCTCTCATAAGGATTTTTGGAGAAGATCCTATGACAGTTGTCAATAATATTATTATGATAGCCGAGCGCATAAATAATAAAAACTAA
- the dapA gene encoding 4-hydroxy-tetrahydrodipicolinate synthase translates to MFEGVYPALITPFKENQQRDLDLDGLKSNIDFLISHGVHGIVPCGSTGESATLTFEEHEEVIGKAIEVSDGRVPVLAGTGSNNTAEAVRFTKAAKDLNADGALVLSPYYNKPNRSGLVKHYTRLADLDLPIVIYNVPGRTGQNLPPDLIIELAKHPNIVGVKEASGDIVQISEIIEGTRDEDFNVISGDDAMTLPVLALGGGGVISVSANVAPDMMVKMYEMFKKGNLKEAQNLHYLISPLIRALFIDTNPIPVKTALDIRGLASGPLRLPLDEMGEDKTNRLKEVLRNYD, encoded by the coding sequence ATGTTTGAGGGAGTTTACCCAGCATTAATAACTCCATTTAAGGAGAATCAACAAAGGGATCTGGACCTTGATGGTCTTAAATCCAATATCGACTTTCTTATATCCCATGGAGTTCATGGGATTGTTCCATGCGGTTCTACCGGAGAATCAGCTACACTCACTTTTGAAGAGCATGAAGAGGTAATTGGAAAGGCCATAGAAGTATCAGATGGTCGTGTTCCGGTTCTTGCAGGTACAGGTTCAAACAACACTGCAGAAGCAGTGCGCTTTACAAAGGCTGCAAAAGATCTTAACGCGGACGGGGCTTTGGTTTTAAGCCCTTATTACAACAAACCAAATCGTTCAGGACTTGTAAAACATTATACCAGACTTGCAGACCTTGATCTGCCAATTGTGATTTACAATGTTCCGGGAAGGACCGGCCAGAATCTCCCACCTGATCTTATCATTGAACTGGCAAAGCATCCAAACATTGTTGGAGTAAAAGAGGCAAGTGGTGATATTGTTCAGATTTCTGAGATAATAGAAGGAACACGGGATGAAGATTTCAATGTCATATCCGGAGATGACGCAATGACACTTCCAGTTCTTGCATTAGGCGGAGGAGGAGTTATAAGCGTTTCTGCAAATGTTGCGCCTGATATGATGGTTAAGATGTATGAGATGTTTAAAAAAGGCAATCTAAAAGAGGCACAGAATTTGCACTATTTAATTTCACCACTTATTCGAGCATTGTTTATTGACACAAATCCAATTCCGGTAAAAACAGCGCTTGACATCAGGGGACTTGCATCAGGGCCTTTAAGACTTCCTCTTGATGAGATGGGTGAAGATAAGACTAATAGATTAAAAGAGGTTTTAAGAAATTATGATTAA
- a CDS encoding DNA primase large subunit PriL produces MPVELENKDLAKYPFLKEAHNFVSQRAYSIENFLKSRFGERICISAQNRIKAALESKFVFDEIRLEKPDDEILSYAVSRLIVSCMKERQMIDKLCRYESERAFYFLQTEDSQKKDYVARNVGIKLDVEKISVPEYVELVPNLRDSRWQLVNRDVSEGSVSIKKEELEELLKERIRVVLHGQLPLPVTDGICSLLDSFAGEISAVYQEKLLEQFGEVDEGSFPPCMKAIINAVSAGTNIPHTARFSLTAFMHTIGMDTTGIVEVYTRAPDFDVEKTLYQVEHISGRSGTEYTPPGCATMKTYGLCVGPDSICRNKNIIHPLSYYKYKKKYSKVNEKNKDAKEKDSEKENNSKDSNIQKEEMI; encoded by the coding sequence TCCTTTTTTAAAAGAAGCCCATAATTTTGTTAGTCAGCGGGCATATTCTATTGAAAATTTTTTAAAAAGCCGTTTTGGAGAAAGAATTTGTATATCTGCACAAAATCGAATAAAAGCGGCACTAGAAAGCAAATTTGTATTCGATGAAATTAGGCTTGAAAAACCTGATGATGAAATTTTGTCTTATGCAGTCTCAAGACTGATTGTCTCTTGCATGAAAGAGAGACAGATGATTGATAAACTTTGCAGATATGAGTCTGAAAGAGCCTTTTATTTTCTTCAGACAGAAGATTCTCAAAAAAAAGATTATGTCGCGCGAAATGTTGGAATTAAACTTGATGTTGAAAAAATAAGTGTTCCGGAATATGTTGAACTTGTTCCAAACCTTAGGGATTCAAGATGGCAGCTTGTCAATCGTGATGTGTCAGAAGGCAGTGTTTCTATAAAAAAAGAGGAACTTGAAGAACTTTTAAAAGAAAGAATCAGAGTTGTTCTACACGGGCAACTGCCTCTGCCGGTAACAGATGGTATATGCAGTCTTCTAGATTCTTTTGCAGGTGAAATTTCTGCAGTTTATCAGGAAAAACTTCTTGAACAGTTTGGAGAAGTCGATGAAGGATCATTTCCGCCCTGTATGAAAGCGATAATAAACGCAGTTTCGGCAGGAACAAACATCCCACACACAGCAAGATTCTCATTAACAGCTTTTATGCATACAATTGGCATGGATACAACAGGCATAGTTGAGGTATACACAAGGGCACCGGATTTTGATGTTGAAAAGACATTATATCAGGTAGAGCATATATCCGGCAGAAGCGGTACTGAATATACACCCCCTGGTTGTGCCACAATGAAAACATATGGTCTGTGTGTAGGTCCGGACAGTATCTGCAGAAATAAAAATATAATTCATCCGTTGAGTTACTACAAATATAAAAAAAAGTATTCAAAGGTTAATGAAAAAAATAAGGATGCAAAAGAAAAAGATTCAGAAAAAGAAAATAATTCCAAAGACTCCAATATCCAGAAAGAAGAGATGATATGA
- the dapB gene encoding 4-hydroxy-tetrahydrodipicolinate reductase, which produces MIKVGICGALGRMGTKIGGLVTESPDLELVGGIDLKTGSFYGTEVYESSRIDEFLKEKKPDVLIDFTIAHASVENVKAASRNGVAVLVGTTGLSDEQRKEMEEAINGKIPAVISSNFSLGVNIFWHLIREAAKQLKDYDIEVIEAHHHFKKDAPSGTAKTIINIIKEEAGDREEIYGREGMVGERGNEIGVHVVRGGDIIGDHTVMFAGNDEVIELTHRAYDRLVFAHGVIRSVSWIHQKPPGIYNMDDVLGFNN; this is translated from the coding sequence ATGATTAAAGTTGGAATCTGCGGTGCGCTTGGAAGAATGGGAACAAAAATAGGAGGTCTTGTAACCGAATCCCCTGATCTTGAACTTGTAGGTGGAATTGATTTAAAGACCGGTTCTTTTTACGGTACAGAAGTATATGAATCATCGAGGATTGATGAATTCTTAAAAGAAAAAAAGCCTGATGTTTTGATTGATTTCACAATTGCACATGCCTCTGTTGAAAATGTGAAAGCCGCTTCAAGAAACGGCGTTGCAGTGCTTGTTGGAACAACCGGTCTTTCTGATGAACAAAGAAAAGAGATGGAAGAGGCAATAAACGGTAAAATTCCTGCAGTTATATCAAGCAACTTCAGCCTTGGCGTAAATATTTTCTGGCATCTTATAAGAGAGGCGGCAAAACAGCTCAAAGATTATGATATCGAAGTAATCGAAGCTCATCATCATTTTAAGAAAGATGCACCAAGCGGTACTGCAAAAACAATAATTAACATCATAAAAGAAGAAGCAGGCGATAGAGAAGAGATATACGGACGCGAAGGTATGGTTGGTGAGCGCGGCAATGAAATTGGTGTTCATGTTGTTCGCGGCGGAGATATAATCGGAGATCACACTGTTATGTTTGCAGGAAATGATGAGGTTATTGAACTTACTCATCGCGCATATGACAGACTTGTTTTTGCGCACGGCGTCATTCGCTCTGTTTCATGGATACATCAAAAACCTCCGGGCATATACAATATGGATGACGTTTTGGGATTTAACAACTAA